Proteins found in one Streptomyces sp. CB09001 genomic segment:
- a CDS encoding Pycsar system effector family protein: MSAADQNLTAAHAEVKAEITRTDTKTALLLAFVGAVLAGTWTVARDLSLTVAAVVVGSAGLALLVGAAGLLLRSVRPNLSGRHGFPLWATLTAEEIGAAVTRDLAADIAGLSRLAVAKFTCLRRAVDLTLTGGALLILAALLTAGGAA; this comes from the coding sequence GTGAGCGCCGCCGACCAGAACTTGACCGCCGCGCACGCCGAGGTGAAGGCGGAGATCACGCGGACGGATACCAAGACGGCGCTGCTGCTGGCGTTCGTCGGCGCCGTCCTCGCCGGCACGTGGACGGTCGCCCGTGACCTGTCGCTGACCGTGGCCGCCGTCGTCGTGGGCAGTGCGGGTCTGGCGCTGCTGGTCGGCGCGGCGGGTCTGCTGCTGCGGTCGGTCCGCCCGAACCTGAGTGGCCGGCACGGCTTCCCCCTGTGGGCCACCCTCACCGCCGAGGAGATCGGCGCGGCCGTCACCCGGGACCTGGCCGCCGACATCGCCGGACTGTCCCGGCTCGCGGTCGCCAAGTTCACGTGCCTGCGCCGCGCGGTCGACCTCACCCTGACCGGCGGCGCCCTGCTCATCCTCGCTGCCCTGCTCACCGCCGGGGGTGCGGCATGA
- a CDS encoding DUF2637 domain-containing protein produces the protein MNLHRKGRAALVLALVAVVGMAFRVSWNALRDIAGAVGADDTAAMLYPFVVDGLMALALIATLVLADRDRTFALRVLGAYTVASLVLNYVHGLVPELHGRTVDWGRLADWDPANWALVLLATSLPVGSIYFGSDLVAKVLHHRPASIPAVSANAEESTETDMKRSTADLPVSAPAPITPNVSGLPRPVAVGFLKSTLPAKPLPSIAPAPVAPIERRAVAAESTRPRRATGRVPAVAKSTRPKRTPDQLLAEARKATADWPDAKVTGEGIRRAIRTSPANARSLRDTILAERAATAAEVA, from the coding sequence ATGAACCTTCACCGCAAGGGCCGTGCAGCCCTGGTGCTCGCCCTGGTCGCCGTGGTCGGCATGGCGTTCCGGGTGTCGTGGAATGCGCTGCGGGACATCGCCGGTGCCGTCGGCGCCGATGACACGGCGGCGATGCTGTACCCGTTCGTGGTCGACGGACTGATGGCGCTCGCTCTGATCGCCACGCTGGTCCTGGCCGACCGCGACCGCACGTTCGCCCTGCGGGTGCTGGGGGCGTATACGGTCGCGTCGCTGGTCCTCAACTACGTGCACGGGTTGGTGCCGGAGCTGCACGGCCGTACGGTCGACTGGGGTCGACTGGCCGACTGGGACCCGGCGAACTGGGCCCTGGTCCTGCTCGCCACCTCGTTGCCGGTCGGGTCGATCTACTTCGGTTCCGACCTCGTGGCCAAGGTGCTCCACCACCGCCCCGCCTCGATCCCTGCCGTGAGCGCGAATGCGGAGGAATCTACCGAGACCGATATGAAACGGTCTACGGCTGACCTGCCGGTATCGGCCCCTGCGCCGATCACCCCGAACGTGTCTGGTCTGCCCCGGCCGGTGGCCGTCGGCTTTCTGAAGTCGACTCTCCCAGCTAAGCCGCTCCCCTCGATCGCCCCGGCCCCGGTCGCGCCGATCGAGCGGCGCGCGGTGGCGGCGGAGTCGACCCGACCGCGCCGCGCGACGGGCCGTGTCCCGGCGGTGGCGAAGTCGACCCGCCCGAAGCGCACGCCGGATCAGTTGCTCGCCGAAGCACGCAAGGCGACGGCCGATTGGCCGGATGCGAAGGTGACCGGCGAGGGTATCCGCCGCGCCATCCGCACCTCGCCCGCGAACGCCCGGTCGCTGCGGGACACGATCCTCGCCGAACGCGCCGCGACGGCAGCTGAGGTCGCGTGA
- a CDS encoding RRQRL motif-containing zinc-binding protein — MGALPVFRWRLAPDGYATRRQLRARGLRPGGQEVAATLERPRRRRGPLVAHLYRVDLALPVRPMTPGRWAALAKANAARRICPQCRRDAGYVIPTSLGTCVTCAFPESSDCLRSA, encoded by the coding sequence ATGGGGGCGCTGCCGGTGTTCCGGTGGCGCCTGGCCCCCGACGGCTACGCCACCCGCCGCCAACTCCGCGCCCGTGGCTTGCGGCCCGGTGGTCAGGAGGTGGCGGCGACGCTGGAACGGCCGCGCCGCCGCCGTGGGCCGCTGGTCGCCCACCTCTACCGCGTCGACCTCGCCCTGCCGGTCCGGCCGATGACGCCGGGCCGCTGGGCCGCCCTCGCGAAGGCCAACGCTGCTCGCCGCATCTGCCCGCAGTGCCGGCGGGATGCGGGCTACGTGATCCCCACCTCGCTCGGCACGTGCGTGACCTGCGCCTTCCCTGAATCTTCCGATTGCCTGAGGAGCGCCTGA
- a CDS encoding FtsK/SpoIIIE domain-containing protein — protein MSENVVHLHKPTDPPADNVTTLTVVPDAPPARPVPLWVRSGRVVKTAVTHETTRATVRAAARHGLYTFNGGRIVARRAWDGRTGSRYERMIRAAEAAGNLEAAQEWEERLQRFRAARHHRRMDLLHSPVDAAKGVAVGAGMSIGGLVALGVVMAISTGHVGDVITPLSATIDFIALLIRIVQIVWGPALSIGPFLALLALWSVGRKQHAAPNWALPANVRTGEGEPITPSIVVKALRDLGVPALARAIKEMGDAGASMLGPIRIAGCGVEVDVTLPSGVATNEVQGKRRKLAENLSRHEHEVFITIPQAARTVRLWVADSGALDEPIGPSPLVTDDTMTADYAKGKAPWGQDLRGDAAALSLYQRHLLITGLSNQGKTVALRSLALWLSLDKSVQFLMGDLKGAGDWNMFDGLATTLIQGPTDEHVIQVTEMVEGAVDEMNRRLQAPKGTVFPPLIVLVDEAQVAFMCPAKGTGKDKRPYGGAKADSRYFTAVRKIHNQGRAVNVLMWQGTQDPTNENLPKLVREGAHTRASLALGTESQARMALGDKAVDGGAAPNLLRPGLDRGTLVVASDGISIPAGQASITVRTHYIDDDAAKVITDRAKALRDGVTTLHAIDRSAEHDPLADIAAVVGDAPRVRTKDVLARLAGRNADAYGDWSFLDLKRVLDDADASPYKSDGVMCVARDRVARALANRDTDGSASA, from the coding sequence ATGTCTGAGAACGTCGTTCACCTGCACAAGCCCACCGACCCGCCCGCCGACAACGTGACCACGCTGACCGTAGTCCCCGACGCGCCCCCGGCTCGCCCGGTGCCGCTGTGGGTGCGCTCCGGCCGCGTCGTGAAGACGGCCGTCACGCACGAGACGACTCGGGCCACGGTCCGGGCGGCGGCCCGGCACGGCCTCTACACCTTCAACGGCGGCCGGATCGTCGCCCGCCGGGCGTGGGACGGCCGCACCGGCTCCCGGTACGAGCGGATGATCCGCGCGGCCGAAGCCGCGGGGAACCTGGAAGCGGCGCAGGAGTGGGAAGAGCGGTTGCAGCGCTTCCGCGCCGCCCGCCACCACCGCCGCATGGACCTCCTCCACTCCCCGGTCGACGCCGCCAAGGGCGTCGCCGTCGGCGCCGGCATGAGCATCGGTGGCCTGGTCGCCCTCGGCGTCGTCATGGCCATCAGCACCGGCCACGTCGGCGACGTCATCACGCCGCTGTCGGCAACGATCGACTTCATCGCCCTGCTCATCCGCATCGTGCAGATCGTGTGGGGCCCGGCCCTGTCGATCGGCCCGTTCCTCGCCCTGCTCGCCCTGTGGTCAGTGGGCCGCAAGCAGCACGCCGCCCCGAACTGGGCACTCCCGGCAAACGTCCGGACGGGCGAGGGTGAGCCGATCACCCCGTCCATCGTGGTCAAGGCCCTGCGCGACCTCGGCGTACCCGCCCTGGCCCGGGCCATCAAGGAGATGGGCGACGCTGGCGCCTCCATGCTCGGCCCGATCCGGATCGCCGGATGCGGTGTCGAGGTCGACGTGACCCTTCCCTCTGGAGTGGCCACGAACGAGGTGCAGGGCAAGCGGCGCAAACTCGCGGAGAACCTGTCCAGGCACGAGCACGAGGTGTTCATCACGATCCCGCAGGCGGCGCGGACGGTGCGGCTGTGGGTCGCCGACTCGGGCGCGCTGGACGAGCCGATCGGCCCGTCGCCGCTGGTCACCGACGACACGATGACCGCCGATTACGCCAAGGGGAAGGCCCCGTGGGGCCAGGACCTGCGCGGGGATGCCGCCGCGCTGAGCCTGTATCAGCGCCACCTGTTGATCACGGGCCTGTCGAACCAGGGCAAGACCGTGGCCCTGCGCTCCCTGGCCCTGTGGCTGTCCCTGGACAAGTCCGTGCAGTTCCTCATGGGCGACCTCAAGGGCGCAGGCGACTGGAACATGTTCGACGGCCTCGCCACCACGCTGATCCAAGGCCCGACGGATGAGCACGTGATCCAGGTGACCGAGATGGTGGAAGGCGCCGTGGACGAGATGAACCGGCGTCTCCAGGCACCGAAGGGCACGGTGTTCCCTCCGCTGATCGTGCTGGTCGACGAAGCGCAGGTCGCGTTCATGTGCCCCGCCAAGGGCACGGGCAAGGACAAGCGGCCCTACGGCGGCGCCAAGGCCGACTCCCGGTACTTCACGGCCGTCCGCAAGATCCACAACCAGGGCCGCGCGGTCAACGTGCTGATGTGGCAGGGCACGCAGGATCCGACCAACGAGAACCTGCCCAAGCTCGTGCGCGAGGGCGCCCACACCCGCGCCTCCCTCGCCCTGGGCACCGAGTCGCAGGCCCGCATGGCCCTGGGGGACAAGGCCGTCGACGGGGGCGCCGCCCCGAACCTGCTGCGTCCGGGCCTGGACCGCGGAACCCTGGTCGTCGCATCCGATGGCATCAGCATCCCGGCGGGACAGGCGTCCATCACGGTGCGCACGCACTACATCGACGACGACGCCGCGAAGGTCATCACCGACCGGGCCAAGGCCCTGCGCGACGGCGTCACCACCCTGCACGCCATCGACCGCAGCGCGGAGCACGACCCGCTCGCCGACATCGCCGCGGTCGTCGGCGACGCGCCGCGGGTGCGGACGAAGGACGTGCTGGCGCGGCTCGCCGGACGGAACGCGGACGCCTACGGCGACTGGTCGTTCCTCGACCTCAAGCGCGTCCTCGACGACGCCGACGCCAGCCCGTACAAGTCCGACGGCGTCATGTGCGTCGCCCGCGACCGCGTCGCCCGCGCCCTCGCCAACCGCGACACGGACGGTTCCGCTTCCGCCTAA
- a CDS encoding bifunctional DNA primase/polymerase encodes MTQPTLSPQHAALSLAASGVPVLPLRRGKVPFGNCTACADNACGGRPNMKTPGPCQCAAPCHGWAAATTDPAAIVSPPWAAAWRQAVCVAYHPGGAGLTVVDLDDADAITWARTALPTTRSVPTTRGEHWIYQGAMRSVNAVRPGVDIKSTMAYARWLGSGTGTIAALPDAVRALAVKEPSPAPRAAQTLPGPLRGGQGECPHRTPAFLERGVAMAVQGITEASSAVHATVYRTFLAVLSRHGRCGCLTDTHVARLFTAAQAKGETPRHCTDAWTNARTTLGL; translated from the coding sequence ATGACGCAACCCACGCTCTCTCCGCAGCACGCGGCGCTGAGTCTCGCCGCGTCCGGCGTGCCCGTGCTGCCCCTGCGCCGGGGCAAGGTCCCGTTCGGCAACTGCACCGCGTGCGCGGACAACGCGTGCGGCGGACGGCCGAACATGAAGACCCCGGGCCCGTGCCAGTGTGCGGCCCCCTGCCACGGATGGGCCGCCGCCACCACCGACCCCGCCGCCATCGTCTCCCCGCCGTGGGCGGCGGCATGGCGGCAGGCGGTGTGCGTCGCCTACCACCCCGGCGGCGCCGGACTGACCGTCGTCGACCTGGACGACGCCGACGCCATCACCTGGGCCCGCACCGCACTGCCCACCACCCGGAGCGTGCCGACGACGCGAGGCGAACACTGGATCTACCAGGGCGCCATGCGGTCCGTGAACGCGGTCCGACCCGGCGTCGACATCAAGTCGACCATGGCTTACGCCCGTTGGCTCGGATCCGGCACCGGCACCATCGCCGCTCTCCCGGACGCTGTGCGCGCCCTGGCAGTAAAGGAGCCGTCCCCCGCCCCCAGGGCGGCACAGACGCTCCCAGGGCCCCTGAGGGGCGGGCAGGGGGAGTGCCCGCACCGCACGCCCGCGTTCCTGGAACGGGGCGTCGCCATGGCCGTGCAGGGCATCACGGAGGCGTCCAGCGCGGTCCACGCGACCGTGTACCGGACGTTCCTCGCCGTGCTGTCCCGGCACGGCCGGTGCGGCTGCCTCACCGACACCCACGTCGCCCGGCTGTTCACCGCAGCGCAGGCCAAGGGCGAGACCCCTCGGCACTGCACGGACGCGTGGACCAACGCCCGCACCACGTTGGGACTGTGA
- a CDS encoding ATP-binding protein, producing the protein MSEDEKTPAREIITDYAQAHFRYFRTADGTVYAQRNGHPVARPIRSQGTTGSHRQELMVGLFRDGQGVFNGTALKEALDLIEALALTEDVQPVHIRVAPGFDGATWLDLGRGDGQSVRIHPTGWDIAIPDPREVCWRRTQLTGELPVPVKDTDGKGIDLLLRLCNFATAETECLAIAWLIGCLGPSVPVPAPFLTGPQGAGKSTGGRMLVRIIEGMTGDLRRAPKDEENLIAAVAAGWVTALDNLSHMTPDLSDAMCCIVTGAESVKRALFTDGDVFRARYRRPLLLTGIDVGVIRPDLAERLLPLRLERPKVRRTEAELWAEYAEVLPVVLGSLLDLTVKVRAAEAETPTDLRMADFAHLCAQLDAATGLGALAAYRASLDDLNDDVIEGDLLAQTVLRHADTIEPGAAQRMTSTEWLHCLSQLYTGEDFRPLPKGWPTTGKVLSDRLKRLQPTLAARGVVIDSGRTMEGRYLEMTRQQAALSHEAKRMF; encoded by the coding sequence ATGTCCGAGGACGAGAAGACCCCGGCACGTGAGATCATCACCGACTACGCACAGGCGCACTTCCGGTACTTCCGCACTGCCGACGGGACCGTGTACGCGCAGCGCAACGGCCATCCGGTGGCCCGCCCGATCCGCTCCCAGGGCACCACCGGAAGCCACCGGCAGGAACTCATGGTCGGCCTCTTCCGCGACGGGCAGGGCGTGTTCAACGGCACTGCGCTCAAGGAAGCGCTGGACCTGATCGAGGCCCTGGCGCTGACCGAGGACGTGCAGCCCGTGCACATCCGCGTCGCCCCGGGATTCGACGGCGCGACGTGGCTGGACCTGGGACGGGGCGACGGACAGTCCGTGCGTATCCACCCCACCGGGTGGGACATCGCCATCCCGGACCCGCGTGAGGTGTGCTGGCGGCGCACGCAGCTCACCGGGGAGCTTCCGGTGCCGGTCAAGGACACCGACGGCAAGGGCATCGATCTCCTGCTCAGGCTGTGCAACTTCGCCACCGCCGAGACAGAGTGCCTGGCCATCGCGTGGCTGATCGGCTGTCTCGGACCGTCCGTGCCCGTCCCGGCACCGTTCCTGACCGGTCCGCAGGGTGCCGGCAAGTCCACCGGCGGCCGGATGCTCGTGCGGATCATCGAGGGCATGACCGGAGACCTGCGTCGGGCACCGAAGGATGAAGAGAACCTGATCGCGGCGGTGGCGGCCGGATGGGTCACGGCCCTGGACAACCTCTCCCACATGACCCCGGACCTGTCCGACGCCATGTGCTGCATCGTCACCGGCGCGGAGAGCGTCAAGCGCGCTCTCTTCACCGACGGCGACGTGTTCCGCGCCCGCTACCGCCGCCCCCTGCTCCTGACCGGCATCGACGTGGGCGTCATCCGTCCCGACCTCGCCGAACGCCTCCTGCCGCTCCGACTGGAACGGCCGAAGGTCCGGCGCACTGAGGCGGAGCTGTGGGCGGAGTACGCGGAAGTGCTGCCTGTGGTCCTCGGCTCGCTCCTGGACCTCACGGTGAAGGTGCGGGCGGCTGAGGCGGAGACCCCGACCGACCTGCGGATGGCGGACTTCGCGCACCTGTGCGCGCAGCTCGACGCCGCGACCGGTCTCGGGGCCCTGGCCGCCTACCGGGCCAGCCTGGACGACCTCAATGACGACGTGATCGAGGGCGACCTGTTGGCACAAACCGTCCTCCGGCACGCCGACACCATCGAGCCGGGCGCAGCGCAGCGGATGACGTCCACCGAGTGGCTGCACTGCCTCAGCCAGCTCTACACCGGCGAGGACTTCCGGCCCCTGCCCAAAGGCTGGCCGACTACCGGCAAGGTGCTCTCCGACCGGCTCAAGCGGCTACAGCCCACTCTCGCCGCCCGGGGCGTCGTCATCGACTCGGGCCGCACCATGGAAGGCCGCTACCTCGAAATGACCCGCCAACAAGCGGCGCTGTCCCACGAGGCAAAGCGGATGTTTTGA
- a CDS encoding helix-turn-helix domain-containing protein, whose translation MSIATVDIAPLAESGDPTPVLLTVEEAARCLRIGRTTCFALIRTGELESLTIGGLRRVPADAPAAYLARRRAEQRAA comes from the coding sequence ATGAGCATCGCCACCGTGGACATCGCACCGCTCGCTGAGTCTGGCGACCCGACCCCCGTGCTACTGACCGTCGAAGAGGCCGCCCGTTGCCTCCGCATCGGTCGCACGACCTGCTTCGCCCTCATCCGCACCGGAGAGCTGGAGTCCCTGACCATCGGCGGACTCCGACGCGTCCCAGCCGACGCCCCGGCCGCCTACCTCGCACGCCGCCGCGCCGAACAGCGCGCCGCCTGA
- a CDS encoding tyrosine-type recombinase/integrase, producing MAEDKKRTRQPNGRSSIYQGKDGKWHGRVTVGIRDDGRPDRRHVERKTRAEVTAAVRELEKQRDGGAVRKAGRTWTVEAWLTHWVETIAPLAVNENTMVGYGVAVRKHLIPALGAHRLDKLGPEHIERFYGRMQTDGRRAGTIHQIHRTFRTALNEAVRRGHLTRNPVQLAKAPRVSEEEIEPFTVEEVKRLLRAADDRRNSARWAVALALGLRQGEALGLKWADVDMERGVLMVRRSRRRPRYAHGCGDTCGRKAGYCPQRQRTNPETADTKSRAGRRSVGLPAQLVDLLRVHRAKQDAERTAVGEKWADEGWLFATPDGRGTPPRTDYDDWKDLLAAAKVRDGRLHDARHTAATVLLILGVSERAVMGLMGWSTTAMAARYQHMVDTVRVDVARQVDGLIWKPETRGPGEDDDGAAGALVPAN from the coding sequence GTGGCGGAAGACAAGAAGCGCACCCGACAGCCCAACGGCCGTTCCTCCATCTACCAGGGCAAAGACGGCAAGTGGCACGGACGCGTCACCGTGGGAATCCGTGACGACGGCCGACCCGACCGCCGCCACGTCGAACGCAAGACCCGAGCAGAGGTCACGGCGGCGGTCCGTGAGCTGGAGAAGCAGCGCGACGGTGGAGCGGTACGCAAGGCGGGCCGCACCTGGACGGTTGAGGCGTGGCTGACCCACTGGGTCGAGACCATCGCCCCGCTCGCCGTCAACGAGAACACGATGGTCGGGTACGGCGTCGCCGTGCGGAAGCACCTCATTCCTGCGCTCGGGGCTCACCGTCTCGACAAGCTTGGGCCGGAGCACATCGAGCGCTTTTATGGGCGGATGCAGACGGACGGCCGACGCGCGGGCACGATTCACCAGATCCACCGCACCTTCCGCACTGCGCTCAACGAGGCGGTCCGGCGTGGCCACCTCACCCGCAATCCGGTGCAGCTCGCCAAGGCCCCCCGCGTCAGCGAGGAGGAGATCGAGCCGTTCACCGTCGAGGAGGTCAAGCGGCTACTGCGGGCCGCCGACGACCGGCGCAATTCTGCTCGCTGGGCCGTCGCCCTCGCCCTCGGCCTGCGCCAGGGCGAGGCGTTGGGGCTCAAGTGGGCAGACGTGGACATGGAACGCGGGGTCCTGATGGTCCGCCGTAGTCGGCGCCGTCCGCGATACGCCCACGGATGCGGCGACACGTGCGGCCGAAAGGCGGGGTACTGCCCGCAGCGCCAACGGACCAACCCGGAGACGGCCGACACGAAGTCCCGCGCGGGTCGGCGGTCGGTCGGTCTGCCCGCTCAGCTCGTTGACCTGCTCCGGGTCCACCGAGCGAAGCAGGACGCCGAACGTACAGCGGTGGGGGAGAAGTGGGCGGATGAGGGATGGCTGTTCGCCACCCCGGACGGGCGTGGCACCCCGCCCCGCACCGACTACGACGACTGGAAGGATCTGCTGGCCGCCGCCAAGGTGAGGGACGGCCGTCTGCACGACGCCCGGCACACCGCCGCCACGGTACTGCTGATTCTCGGAGTCTCGGAACGGGCCGTCATGGGGCTCATGGGGTGGTCGACAACGGCGATGGCCGCCCGGTATCAACACATGGTCGACACCGTTCGGGTGGACGTGGCCCGACAGGTTGACGGGCTCATCTGGAAACCGGAAACAAGGGGACCCGGCGAGGACGACGACGGGGCCGCCGGGGCGCTCGTACCGGCCAACTGA
- the tadA gene encoding tRNA adenosine(34) deaminase TadA: MRLALAGAGRAAAGGDVPVGAVVLAPDGRTVLSAGHNEREATGDPTAHAEVLAIRRAAGELGEWRLSGCTLVVTLEPCTMCAGALVQSRVDRVVYGARDDKAGAAGSLWDVVRDRRLNHRPEVIEGVLADDCARLLTDFFRDR; encoded by the coding sequence ATGCGGCTCGCCCTGGCCGGGGCCGGTCGGGCCGCGGCGGGCGGGGACGTGCCCGTCGGCGCCGTCGTGCTGGCGCCGGACGGCCGCACCGTGCTCTCCGCCGGGCACAACGAACGCGAGGCCACCGGGGATCCGACGGCCCACGCCGAGGTCCTCGCGATCCGGCGGGCCGCGGGGGAGCTGGGCGAGTGGCGGCTGTCGGGGTGCACGCTGGTCGTCACCCTGGAGCCCTGCACGATGTGCGCGGGCGCGCTCGTCCAGTCCCGCGTGGACCGCGTGGTCTACGGCGCCCGCGACGACAAGGCGGGCGCGGCCGGATCCCTGTGGGACGTCGTGCGCGACCGGCGACTCAACCACCGTCCCGAGGTGATCGAGGGCGTGCTCGCGGACGACTGCGCGCGGCTGCTCACGGACTTCTTCCGCGACCGCTGA
- the upp gene encoding uracil phosphoribosyltransferase — translation MRLHVVDHPLVAHKLTTLRDQRTDSATFRRLADELVTLLAYEATRDVRTEQVDIHTPVSRTTGVKLSHPRPLVVPILRAGLGMLDGMVRLLPTAEVGFLGMVRNEETLQASTYATRMPDDLSGRQVYVLDPMLATGGTLVASIRELIRRGADDVTAVVLLAAPEGVELMERELAGTPVTVVTASVDERLNEQGYIVPGLGDAGDRMYGAAE, via the coding sequence ATGCGTCTCCACGTCGTCGACCACCCCCTGGTCGCCCACAAGCTCACCACGCTGCGCGACCAGCGCACCGACTCCGCGACCTTCCGCCGTCTCGCCGACGAGCTGGTCACCCTGCTCGCCTACGAGGCCACGCGCGACGTCCGCACCGAACAGGTCGACATCCACACGCCGGTCTCCCGGACCACCGGCGTCAAGCTCTCCCACCCGCGCCCGCTGGTGGTGCCGATCCTGCGGGCCGGTCTCGGCATGCTCGACGGCATGGTCCGGCTGCTGCCGACCGCCGAGGTGGGCTTCCTCGGCATGGTGCGCAACGAGGAGACGCTCCAGGCCTCCACGTACGCCACGCGCATGCCGGACGACCTGTCCGGGCGTCAGGTGTACGTCCTGGACCCCATGCTGGCCACCGGCGGCACCCTGGTCGCGTCCATCAGGGAGCTGATCAGGCGCGGCGCCGACGACGTGACGGCGGTGGTGCTGCTCGCCGCCCCCGAGGGCGTCGAACTGATGGAGCGCGAGCTGGCCGGCACCCCGGTGACGGTCGTGACGGCCTCGGTCGACGAGCGGCTCAACGAGCAGGGCTACATCGTCCCGGGCCTCGGCGACGCGGGCGACCGCATGTACGGAGCGGCCGAATAG
- a CDS encoding LytR C-terminal domain-containing protein produces the protein MGGQYKITGDKYPRMRPARRRGRLAVVAVACVTVLGVLGWGTLQLIDVFTGGDKASAAGAAGCATTARASASPAAVVLPKPGQVTVNVLNATTRSGLAQKTADELKKRGFRVGDVSNAPKEYDKKVAGTGLLLGPTASLKTSLTVLGTQLPGAEHRTDAARKGAALDLIIGNGFKGLAKPADADTALAELAAPRSTPAAEKKGC, from the coding sequence ATGGGTGGCCAGTACAAGATCACGGGGGACAAGTACCCGCGGATGCGCCCGGCCCGGCGACGTGGCCGGTTGGCGGTCGTCGCCGTCGCCTGCGTCACCGTTCTCGGAGTGCTGGGCTGGGGCACGTTGCAGCTCATCGACGTCTTCACCGGCGGCGACAAGGCCTCGGCGGCCGGTGCCGCGGGCTGTGCCACCACCGCGAGGGCGAGCGCCTCGCCGGCCGCCGTGGTGCTGCCGAAGCCCGGTCAGGTCACCGTCAACGTGCTCAACGCGACGACCCGCAGCGGCCTGGCGCAGAAGACCGCCGACGAGCTGAAGAAGCGCGGCTTCCGCGTGGGCGACGTGAGCAACGCGCCCAAGGAGTACGACAAGAAGGTCGCCGGCACGGGCCTGCTGCTCGGGCCGACCGCCTCCCTGAAGACGTCGCTCACCGTGCTCGGCACCCAGCTCCCCGGCGCCGAGCACCGCACCGACGCGGCCCGCAAGGGCGCCGCCCTCGACCTGATCATCGGCAACGGCTTCAAGGGGCTGGCGAAGCCCGCGGACGCCGACACGGCGCTGGCCGAGCTGGCCGCGCCGCGGTCGACGCCCGCTGCGGAGAAGAAGGGCTGCTGA
- a CDS encoding type II toxin-antitoxin system VapB family antitoxin, with the protein MIFKRIGNGRPYPDHGRESTRQWADVAPRPVRLDQLVTTKGQLDLETLLAEDSTFYGDLFAHVVKWQGDLYLEDGLHRAVRAALQQRQVLHARVLELG; encoded by the coding sequence GTGATCTTCAAGCGCATCGGAAACGGCCGGCCGTACCCCGACCACGGCCGGGAAAGCACCCGGCAGTGGGCGGACGTCGCGCCGCGCCCGGTCCGCCTCGATCAGCTCGTGACGACCAAGGGCCAGCTCGACCTGGAGACGCTCCTGGCCGAGGACTCCACTTTCTACGGGGATCTCTTCGCGCACGTCGTGAAGTGGCAGGGCGATCTGTATCTGGAGGACGGTCTGCACCGGGCGGTGCGGGCCGCGCTGCAGCAGCGTCAGGTGCTGCACGCCCGGGTTCTCGAGCTCGGCTGA
- a CDS encoding HdeD family acid-resistance protein: MTEPPSGSPGGTPYDDRGVHARHGTTHGPALGRQEPEPEPPFEGPLHLLSRAAWQTVLFTGVASLILGILVLVWPGASLLAAGVLFGLYLVISGVLQLAAAFGTHRRTSLRVLAFISGAVSILLGLFCFRGPLQSVLLLALWIGIGWLFRGVTQIVAAAHDPTMPARGWQIFLGAVTVVAGIVLIDSPVESATVLMLVGGWWLVVVGVVEIVTSVRLRGRAHQVPRAL; the protein is encoded by the coding sequence ATGACAGAACCACCTAGCGGGTCCCCCGGCGGGACGCCGTACGACGACCGCGGGGTGCACGCCCGGCACGGGACGACGCACGGCCCGGCCCTCGGACGACAGGAGCCCGAGCCCGAGCCGCCCTTCGAGGGGCCGTTGCACCTCCTGTCCCGCGCCGCCTGGCAGACCGTGCTGTTCACCGGCGTCGCCTCGCTGATCCTGGGCATCCTGGTCCTGGTCTGGCCCGGCGCCTCACTCCTCGCCGCCGGCGTGCTCTTCGGCCTCTACCTCGTCATCAGCGGCGTCCTCCAACTGGCCGCCGCGTTCGGTACGCACCGCAGGACCTCGCTGCGGGTGCTGGCCTTCATCAGCGGCGCCGTGTCGATCCTGCTGGGTCTGTTCTGCTTCCGCGGACCCCTGCAGTCGGTGCTTCTCCTCGCCCTGTGGATCGGCATCGGCTGGCTGTTCCGCGGCGTCACCCAGATCGTGGCCGCCGCACACGACCCGACGATGCCGGCGCGCGGCTGGCAGATCTTCCTCGGCGCCGTCACCGTGGTCGCCGGCATCGTCCTGATCGACTCGCCGGTCGAGTCGGCCACCGTCCTCATGCTGGTCGGCGGCTGGTGGCTGGTCGTCGTCGGCGTCGTCGAGATCGTGACGTCCGTGCGGCTGCGCGGACGGGCGCACCAGGTCCCCCGCGCCCTGTGA